The DNA region CGCGCTCGGCGACAAGGAGATATTCCTCAACCAGCATGCCCAGTTCGCCATCGCCTGTTACCAGCTGTCCATCTGGGCGCGCATCGCGCCGCTGCTGCCCGAACCCGATCTGGTCGCCGGCTATTCGCTGGGCGAGTTGCTCGCCTACCATGTCGCCGGGGCGCTGACTGCCGCAGAGACGTTGCGGCTGGTGCGCGCGCGCGCGCGCCTGATGGACGAAGCCGCAGCCGGCGCGGGGAGCGGATGCATGGTTCTGTGGCGCGGCCGGGTATCCCCCGCAACGCTGGCCGCCCGCGACCGCGCGATCTCCGACTACGGCCTGGATATCGCGATCGAGCGCAGGAACGGCGAGACGGTGATGGCCGGGCCCGCTCAGGCGATCGAGCGCTTCGTTGCCGATTTCCAGGCGCTCAATCCGGGCATGGTGTGCTTGCCGGTCAGCATCCCCGCACACAGCCGTTACCTTGCCCAGGCGGCCAATTCGTTCCGCGATATCCTGGAAGCGAGCGGGATAGTCGCGCCCAAGATACCCGTGCTGGCCGGGGTCGACGCGATGCCGGTGCGCTCGCGCGCAGCGGCGATCGATGCGCTGTCGCGGCAGATCGCCACGACCATCAGATGGGACGGGTGCATGGAAGCGCTGGCGGAATCGGGCATCGACAAAGCGATCGAGCTCGGGCCGGGTAACGACCTCGCAAAATTGCTTGCCGCGGAACATCCGCGGGTCGCCGCCCATGCCATCGGAGATTTCAGCGATCATCACGCGCTCGTGGAATGGCTGAAATAGTACGCCGGGATCGCCCGGCCAAATCACGGCAGGACAGGGCTTCTCCTGTCCGGCCACCAGAGGGAGTCAATCGATGATCAGTTGGGAATTCGTTCTGCTTTATCTTGCCGCCGGCAGCATCGCCGGCTTCCTCGCCGGGCTGCTGGGCGTGGGCGGAGGCGTGGTGATCGTCCCCATCCTGATGTTCATCTTCGCCGCCCAGCATTTCCCGGCAGACCACATGATCCATATCGCGATCGGCACCTCGCTCGCCAGCATCATGTTCACCTCGGTGGCCAGTCTGCGCGCCCACCACCGGCATGGCGCAGTCGACTGGAGCATCGTGCAGCGCATCACGCCCGGCATCCTGGTCGGCACCCTGGCCGGCACGTTCCTGGTGGCCAAATTGCCGGCGAGCCTGCTCAAGGGCCTGTTCATCGTGTTCCTGTTCTACGTGGCAACGCAGCTGATACTCAACATCAAACCGAAGCCGACGCGCCAGCTTCCCGGCACCGGCGGCATCATCGCGGCGGGCGGCATCATCGGCCTGGTATCGAGCTTCGTCGGCATCGGCGGCGGCGCGCTGTCGGTGCCCTTCATGACCTGGAGCAACGTGAAGATGCACAACGCCATCGGCACCTCGGCTGCGATCGGTTTCCCCATTGCCGTCGCCGGCACCGTCGGCTATCTGCTGAACGGCTGGTCGGTCGCCGATCTGCCGGAGGGCAGCCTGGGCTTTATCCACCTGCCTTCCCTGGCCGGCCTGGTGGTGGCCAGCGTACTCATCGCCCCGCTGGGGGCCAGGGCCGCCCACAGACTGCCGGTGGCAACGCTCAAGAAAGTGTTTGCGACTTTCCTCTTCGTCATCGGCGTCAAGATGCTGCTAGGCACAATCTGACACGGCCTGCGTCAGACCAGCCCGGCCAGCCAGAGCCGCAACCTGAGACCGATCCCGGTGGTGTAGCCGACCTCGACGAAGCGTATGGTGCCGTCGGGGGAGACGATGAAGCTGGCAGGAACGGCGTGCACTCCCCAAGCGGCGGAGAGACTGCCGTCCGCATCGTTCAGCACCGGGAAGTCGATCCCCTGCTCGCGCATGAACCTGGCCACCTCCTCCGGCTTGCCGCTTTGCATGGCGATGGTGATGACGTTCGGATGGTCGTGCGCAATGGCATCGATGGAGTGCTGCTCGGCACGGCAGATCGGACACCATGTGCCCCAGAAATGCACCAGCACCGGTCGTTCCGGATGGGCGGGCAACCGATAGGGCGAGCCGGCAAGCGTGGC from Sideroxyarcus emersonii includes:
- a CDS encoding ACP S-malonyltransferase, whose protein sequence is MRLAILCSGQAGQHRNMLDDLLVAPKCASMRQAASAVLGQDVAQWWNALGDKEIFLNQHAQFAIACYQLSIWARIAPLLPEPDLVAGYSLGELLAYHVAGALTAAETLRLVRARARLMDEAAAGAGSGCMVLWRGRVSPATLAARDRAISDYGLDIAIERRNGETVMAGPAQAIERFVADFQALNPGMVCLPVSIPAHSRYLAQAANSFRDILEASGIVAPKIPVLAGVDAMPVRSRAAAIDALSRQIATTIRWDGCMEALAESGIDKAIELGPGNDLAKLLAAEHPRVAAHAIGDFSDHHALVEWLK
- a CDS encoding sulfite exporter TauE/SafE family protein yields the protein MISWEFVLLYLAAGSIAGFLAGLLGVGGGVVIVPILMFIFAAQHFPADHMIHIAIGTSLASIMFTSVASLRAHHRHGAVDWSIVQRITPGILVGTLAGTFLVAKLPASLLKGLFIVFLFYVATQLILNIKPKPTRQLPGTGGIIAAGGIIGLVSSFVGIGGGALSVPFMTWSNVKMHNAIGTSAAIGFPIAVAGTVGYLLNGWSVADLPEGSLGFIHLPSLAGLVVASVLIAPLGARAAHRLPVATLKKVFATFLFVIGVKMLLGTI
- a CDS encoding protein disulfide oxidoreductase, with the protein product MPTDNSRKPANRWRGYAINLLLFVAVAAGVRAWQQRDMVSGPAPLLQGATLAGSPYRLPAHPERPVLVHFWGTWCPICRAEQHSIDAIAHDHPNVITIAMQSGKPEEVARFMREQGIDFPVLNDADGSLSAAWGVHAVPASFIVSPDGTIRFVEVGYTTGIGLRLRLWLAGLV